A genomic region of Aspergillus oryzae RIB40 DNA, chromosome 1 contains the following coding sequences:
- a CDS encoding uncharacterized protein (permease of the major facilitator superfamily) — translation MATTATTASTDKPEKPSDGELSPEAPRSPINERKLMAKIDWHVVPCLCLMYLLAFLDRVNISNAAILGLQEDLNIETGTKYNTALTIFFVPYIIFEIPSNILMKKLKPHLWLSLCMFGFGLVMVCQGLVQNWGGLMTTRWFLGMFETGLFPGCFYLMGMWYKRSEAQKRFSFFFSSTTLAGAFGGLLASGLGKMDGLRGYRGWRWVFIIEGVLTCVVAIICYFLVTDFPEDAKWLTEEEREFVREKLAADTGKAAPDADLTLRDVLSVFKDYKIFIGGWMYFGQVVTAYGYAYFAPTIIKTYGYGAIKTQLYSIPPWAAAFGFSMLVAFLSDKFRHRFAFAFIPMLIAMAGYGILLNIHGEAQRHVQYAALFLVTMGCYSAMPVLVCWFSMNLGGHRRRSVGTAWQIGFGNIGGIISTYSFLSKDAPLYRNGYIISLSFLCFSAAMAALYFVAVWFDNRRRDRAMANGTVDAQNNGAEEQEEQLGDMALTYRYNY, via the exons ATGGCAACTACGGCAACTACGGCAAGTACGGACA AGCCAGAGAAGCCCTCCGATGGCGAGCTGTCGCCAGAGGCCCCACGATCCCCGATTAACGAGCGCAAGCTGATGGCCAAAATCGACTGGCACGTCGTACCGTGCTTGTGTCTCATGTATTTGCTCGCATTCTTGGACCG AGTGAACATCAGTAACGCGGCGATTCTGGGTTTACAGGAAGACCTGAATATCGAGACGGGCACGAAATACAACACCGCGTTGACGATCTTTTTTGTTCCCTACATTATTTTCGAGATCCCGTCGAACATtttgatgaagaagctgaagcctCATCTTTGGT TGTCATTATGTATGTTTGGGTTCGGCTTGGTCATGGTCTGCCAGGGTCTGGTGCAGAACTGGGGAGGACTGATGACTACTCGCTGGTTCTTGGGCATGTTTGAGACCGGTTTATTTCCTGGTT GTTTCTATCTGATGGGCATGTGGTACAAGCGCAGCGAAGCTCAGAAGCGCTttagtttcttcttcagctccaccACCCTGGCAGGTGCCTTTGGTGGTCTCCTTGCCAGTGGTCTCGGCAAAATGGACGGCTTGCGCGGCTATCGAGGCTGGCGATGGGTGTTTATTATCGAAGGTGTCCTGACCTGCGTGGTTGCCATCATCTGCTACTTCCTGGTCACGGATTTCCCAGAAGACGCCAAGTGGCtcaccgaagaagagcgcGAATTTGTTCGCGAAAAGCTCGCTGCGGACACGGGCAAGGCTGCGCCAGATGCCGATTTAACCTTGCGCGATGTGTTGAGTGTTTTTAAGGACT ACAAAATCTTCATCGGTGGATGGATGTACTTTGGTCAGGTTGTCACGGCCTACG GCTACGCGTACTTTGCGCCGACGATCATCAAGACCTACGGATACGGAGCCATCAAGACGCAGCTTTATTCGATTCCTCCCTGGGCAGCGGCATTCGGATTCTCCATGCTTGTTGCATTCCTTTCGGACAAGTTTCGCCACCGATTCGCCTTCGCATTCATCCCGATGCTCATTGCGATGGCTGGATACGGAATTCTGCTCAACATCCACGGCGAGGCGCAACGGCACGTGCAGTACGCAGCCCTATTCCTCGTCACGATGGGATGCTACAGCGCAATGCCAGTCTTGGTGTGTTGGTTTTCCATGAATTTAGGAGGTCATCGGCGACGGAGCGTGGGAACGGCTTGGCAGATCGGCTTCGGTAACA TCGGAGGAATCATTTCGACCTACTCGTTCCTCTCGAAAGACGCGCCGCTCTACCGCAACGGATACATCATCAGCTTGTCCTTCCTGTGTTTCTCAGCGGCAATGGCCGCCCTTTACTTCGTCGCGGTCTGGTTCGATAACCGGAGACGCGACCGGGCGATGGCGAACGGCACCGTCGATGCCCAGAACAACGGCGCAGAGGAGCAAGAGGAGCAATTGGGTGACATGGCGCTCACTTATCGCTACAACTATTAA
- a CDS encoding alkaline phosphatase D family protein (phosphodiesterase/alkaline phosphatase D) translates to MPTSVFTVPFCPLYLFIFSLSITITLLFFTRLGRTVARRPLVFLSSQRVVVLFYNANLNYRSPSTRHTGMGINIDSVHRRSLAKRDEAPFHPSQLNFTHGVASGDPYADSVILWTRVAPSLEADRSNVTVSGTVGLYNHDTESYIKASAHPICVDYRVYEDKEGRRVVDKGRAYTTSDIDYTLKVEASGLKPFTTYWYQFQICNSNVTSPLGRTKTAPGADDATEEINLAVYSCSNYPNGYFNAYGNAVRKDSVDYVLHLGDYIYESKKGVVGQDERAVRPEREIFSLYDYRTRLGHYRTDLDLAASHQNFAWIPVWDDHEIADNGYRDGFSRLNNTEESFRNDSPQISVDQRKMNAVRAYFEWMPLRQVDMDDGLRIWRSFKMGNLFDLIMLDTRNYDRSITDLCMYVPLSEDEANLSDWNTDYIEEIHNDAGRTLMGGRQESWFEKQLTASNQRGAKWRIIGSQLRFARLGRETNGEVTYNMDSWEGYRANQNRTLKHLYDNNIGNNIMIAGDTHVNWVSDIAWIGEKPYDGNTGVGAIGVEFAGTAVSSSGFGGTINSAEQTAASYARNEDLQWNEGYYRGYFELRMRQDEVEAKYFGCPTVATRNSWEIPLANFTVKHDDNHLSRPIAGGQVEAGFVHQGEVKHSNLTLNTDTGEWQVIGFDQMFVKYQ, encoded by the exons ATGCCGACGTCAGTATTCACAGTGCCTTTCTGTCctctttatttatttattttttctctctcaatTACCATAACCCTACTCTTCTTCACACGGCTTGGCAGGACTGTTGCGAGGAGACCCCTAGTCTTTCTTAGTAGTCAACGAGTTGTTGTATTATT CTACAATGCAAACCTAAACTACCGCAGCCCTTCAACCCGCCACACCGGCATGGGAATCAACATCGACTCCGTCCACCGTCGTAGTCTCGCAAAACGCGATGAAGCCCCCTTCCACCCCTCGCAGTTGAACTTCACCCATGGTGTAGCATCTGGTGACCCCTACGCGGACAGTGTGATCCTCTGGACTCGGGTCGCTCCATCCCTGGAGGCTGACAGAAGCAATGTGACTGTTTCGGGGACCGTGGGGTTGTACAATCATGATACAGAATCGTATATCAAGGCCTCGGCGCATCCTATCTGTGTCGATTATCGGGTGTATGAGGATAAAGAGGGCCGGAGGGTGGTTGATAAAGGGAGGGCTTATACGACCAGTGATATTGATTATACTCTGAAG GTAGAGGCTAGTGGATTGAAGCCGTTCACGACGTACTGGTATCAGTTCCAGATTTGTAACTCGAATGTGACTAGTCCGCTTGGACGGACCAAGACCGCCCCGGGTGCCGATGATGCTACTGAGGAGATTAACTTGGCTGTTTATTCTTGCAGTAATTACC CGAATGGATATTTCAACGCGTATGGAAATGCCGTCCGGAAGGACAGCGTCGACTATGTGCTCCACCTTGGAGATTACATTTATGAATCTAAGAAGGGTGTGGTCGGACAGGATGAGAGAGCTGTTCGACCGGAGCGAGAGATCTTCTCCCTCTATGATTATCGGACTCGGCTTGGACAT TATCGCACTGATCTCGACCTTGCCGCATCCCATCAGAACTTTGCCTGGATCCCTGTCTGGGATGATCACG AAATCGCCGACAACGGCTACAGAGACGGTTTCAGCCGTCTCAACAACACAGAAGAATCTTTCCGCAATGACAGCCCTCAAATCAGCGTCGACCAGCGCAAGATGAACGCCGTCCGGGCGTACTTTGAGTGGATGCCTCTTCG TCAAGTCGACATGGATGACGGTCTCCGCATTTGGCGCTCTTTCAAGATGGGAAACCTCTTTGATTTAATCATGTTGGATACTCGGAATTACGATCGCAGCATTACTGacctttgtatgtatgttcctttgagcgaagacgaagctAACCTGTCAGATTGGAATACGGATTATATCGAAGAGATCCACAACGATGCCGGTCGGACCCTGATGGGAGGTCGTCAGGAGTCGTGGTTCGAGAAGCAGTTGACGGCGTCTAATCAGCGCGGCGCGAAGTGGCGTATTATCGGGAGTCAGCTCCGTTTTGCTCGTTTGGGACGGGAGACTAATGGCGAGGTTACTTATAACATGGATTCTTGGGAG GGCTACCGTGCGAACCAAAACCGCACGCTCAAGCACCTGTATGATAACAACATCGGCAACAATATTATGATCGCGGGCGATACACATGTCAACTGG GTGAGCGACATTGCCTGGATCGGTGAGAAGCCTTATGACGGCAACACCGGTGTTGGTGCCATCGGAGTCGAATTTGCTGGTACAGCGGTCAGCAGCTCCGGGTTTGGGGGAACGATCAACAGCGCAGAGCAAACTGCTGCTTCTTATGCGAGAAACGAGGATCTGCAGTGGAATGAAGGCTACTACCGCGGGTACTTTGAGCTGCGGATGAGACAGGACGAGGTGGAGGCGAAATACTTTG GATGCCCTACTGTGGCTACCCGGAATAGCTGGGAAATTCCTCTGGCCAACTTTACCGTCAAGCATGACGATAACCATCTGAGTCGGCCTATTGCTGGTGGACAGGTGGAAGCGGGTTTTGTCCATCAGGGCGAGGTGAAGCACAGTAACCTTACGCTGAACACTGACACGGGCGAGTGGCAAGTCATTGGGTTTGATCAGATGTTTGTCAAATATCAGTAG
- a CDS encoding uncharacterized protein (predicted protein) has translation MPTATPERIGQTHGPTFNPSGHCPRFSSFQNSPIGHRLTLPDPLPIRPVINQPGLSFRRLSYKRIKMVLITRGISLTNFLVASSALAFQVFVLYPWHKQLDESFEDLKKEHLKVLQVLDRVEHGKTGGSGGSIREQIELKRQGL, from the exons ATGCCCACCGCCACACCCGAAAGGATCGGACAGACACATGGTCCCACATTTAATCCAAGTGGCCATTGTCCCCgtttctcatctttccaAAACAGTCCCATTGGGCATAGATTGACCCTGCCAGACCCACTGCCGATTCGTCCGGTTATCAATCAGCCTGGGTTAAGTTTTAGGCGGCTTT CATATAAAAGAATCAAAATGGTCCTCATCACCCGCGGCATCTCCCTCACCAACTTCCTCGTCGCATCCTCCGCCCTCGCCTTCCAGGTCTTCGTCCTGTATCCCTGGCACAAGCAGCTAGACGAGAGCTTCGAggacctgaagaaggagcatTTGAAGGTTCTGCAGGTTTTGGATCGGGTTGAGCATGGCAAGACGGGTGGCTCGGGGGGGAGTATTCGGGAGCAGATTGAGTTGAAGAGACAGGGGCTTTAG
- a CDS encoding S-formylglutathione hydrolase (esterase D): MSVTTQATIASFGGKLLKLSHAATSTRCEMSFNLYLPPQAIQNPSQKVPVLIYLSGLTCTANNCSEKGFFQHGASKKGIAVLYPDTSPRGLNIQGEDDSWDFGTGAGFYVDATKDPYKGGYNMYTYVTEELPKTVFAAFPQLDESRVSITGHSMGGHGALTLFLRNPGKYKSVSAFAPISNPINCPWGQKAFGGYFGEDQQEKWKEHDATELVKKWKGPLDVLIDVGTGDNFYKQGQLLPENLEKAAKEAGVEGLKVRYQPDYDHSYYTMATFADDHVEHAAKYLFA, from the exons ATGTCCGTCACAACGCAAGCAACCATCGCCTCCTTTGGCGGAAAGCTCCTCAAGCTCAGCCATGCCGCCACCTCCACCCGCTGCGAAATGTCCTTCAACCTCTACCTGCCGCCCCAGGCCATCCAGAACCCCTCGCAGAAAGTCCCCGTCCTCATCTACCTGTCCGGTCTCACCTGCACCGCCAACAATTGCTCCGAGAAGGGCTTCTTCCAGCACGGCGCCAGCAAGAAGGGTATTGCCGTGTTGTACCCTGACACCAGCCCGA GAGGCTTGAACATCCAGGGTGAGGACGACTCCTGGGACTTCGGTACCGGTGCCGGATTCTACGTCGATGCCACCAAGGACCCCTACAAGGGTGGATACAACATGTACACCTATGTGACGGAGGAGCTGCCCAAGACCGTCTTTGCCGCGTTCCCCCAGCTAGATGAGAGCCGTGTCAGTATCACCGGTCACAGCATGGGTGGTCATGGTGCTTTGACTCTG TTCCTCCGCAACCCCGGCAAGTACAAGTCCGTCTCCGCCTTTGcacccatctccaaccccaTCAACTGCCCATGGGGCCAGAAGGCCTTTGGCGGCTACTTTGGCGAGGACCAGCAGGAGAAGTGGAAGGAGCACGACGCAACGGAGCTCGTGAAGAAGTGGAAGGGACCTTTGGATGTGCTCATTGACGTG GGCACCGGCGACAACTTCTACAAGCAGGGCCAGCTTCTGCCCGAGAACCTCGAGAAGGCGGCCAAGGAGGCGGGCGTCGAGGGTCTGAAGGTCCGCTACCAGCCTGACTACGACCACAGCTACTACACGATGGCGACGTTCGCGGATGACCACGTGGAACACGCGGCCAAGTACTTGTTTGCATAG